Proteins encoded together in one Bactrocera neohumeralis isolate Rockhampton chromosome 4, APGP_CSIRO_Bneo_wtdbg2-racon-allhic-juicebox.fasta_v2, whole genome shotgun sequence window:
- the LOC126755244 gene encoding basic helix-loop-helix transcription factor amos, producing MNLELQQKILQQQSQQSHLFHTFAGNFSDLSYASSEEDGSQHCISSPSYAHIDVSGYKENCKMLRDWPSAVSYTQGNPLQHISEAELYQSYTYNSVQLQQHYDFNTSIGSCNETASTSTTPSVSGSPVTTKTAKSSRRSGGHFRKDSLTKRPDTALQTPSPAVLKRRRQAANARERKRMNGLNEAFDRLREVVPAPTIDQKLSKYETLQMAQTYITALCEMLENGLSAGNYIIQSGDQTTFQEDIRLQ from the coding sequence ATGAACTTAGAATTACAGCAAAAGATCTTACAGCAACAAAGTCAACAATCGCACTTGTTTCACACATTTGCAGGCAATTTTAGTGATTTATCTTACGCATCTTCTGAGGAGGATGGGTCGCAACACTGCATAAGTAGTCCCAGCTACGCGCACATTGATGTGAGCGGCTacaaagaaaattgcaaaatgtTGCGCGACTGGCCTTCAGCTGTAAGCTATACGCAAGGCAACCCATTACAACACATCTCCGAAGCCGAACTCTATCAAAGCTACACCTATAACTCGGTACAGCTCCAGCAGCACTATGATTTTAATACCAGTATAGGTTCCTGTAATGAAACTGCATCTACCAGCACCACACCCAGTGTGTCTGGTTCACCTGTGACAACTAAAACTGCTAAATCCAGCAGACGTTCTGGCGGTCATTTCCGCAAAGATTCACTGACAAAAAGACCAGATACTGCTTTGCAAACTCCTAGCCCTGCTGTGCTTAAGCGGCGGCGCCAAGCAGCAAATGCACGGGAACGCAAACGCATGAACGGTCTGAATGAGGCCTTCGACCGCCTGCGAGAAGTGGTGCCCGCTCCTACGATTGATCAAAAACTGTCCAAATATGAGACGCTACAAATGGCGCAGACTTATATAACGGCACTTTGTGAAATGCTGGAGAACGGGCTTAGCGCAGGCAACTATATAATCCAGAGTGGCGATCAAACAACGTTCCAAGAGGATATCCGGTTGCAGTGA